In Equus przewalskii isolate Varuska chromosome 15, EquPr2, whole genome shotgun sequence, a single genomic region encodes these proteins:
- the LAMB2 gene encoding laminin subunit beta-2 isoform X2 produces MLPNFALSRWTLLVEGPPNGQRAEWGISQEPTRAGMERASGERGRDWRGQPAPWELRLGLLLSVLATALAQALAPDVPGCSRGSCYPATGDLLVGRADRLTASSTCGLHGPQPYCIVSHLQDEKKCFLCDSRRPFSARDNPNSHRIQNVVTSFAPQRRAAWWQSENGVPVVTIQLDLEAEFHFTHLIMTFKTFRPAAMLVERSADFGRTWHVYRYFSYDCGADFPGVPLAPPRHWDDVVCESRYSEIEPSTEGEVIYRVLDPAIPIPDPYSSRIQNLLKITNLRVNLTRLHTLGDNLLDPRREIREKYYYALYELVVRGNCFCYGHASQCAPAPGAPAHAEGMVHGACICKHNTRGLNCEQCQDFYHDLPWHPAEDGHSHACRKCECHGHAHSCHFDMAIYLASGNVSGGVCDGCQHNTAGHHCELCRPFFYRDPTKDLRDPAVCRSCDCDPMGSQDGGRCDPHDDPPLGLVSGQCRCKEHVVGSRCQQCRDGFFGLSASDPVGCRRCQCDARGTVPGGTPCDPNSGTCFCKRLVTGHGCNRCLPGHWGLSHDLLGCRPCDCDVGGALDPQCNEATGQCRCRQHMVGRRCEQVQPGYFRPFLDHLTWEAEDVQGQVLDVVERLVIPGGAPSWTGLGFVRLREGQALEFLVASVPRAMDYDLLLRLEPQVPEQWAEMELTVQRPGPVSAHSLCGHVLPKDDYIPGTLQSDTRYMVLPRPVCLEPGNSYKLHLKLVRTGGSAQPDAPYSGPSLLIDSLVLLPRVLVLEMFSAGDAAALERRATFERYRCHEEGLLPSKTLPSEACAPLLISLSTLLYNGALPCQCDPQGSLSSECNPHGGQCLCKPAVVGRRCDLCAPGYYGFGPTGCQACQCSPEGALSSLCEGTSGQCPCRPGAFGLRCDRCQRGQWGFPSCQPCVCNGHADECDTHTGTCLGCRDHTGGEHCERCIAGFYGDPRLPYGGQCRPCPCPEGPGSRQHFATSCHQDGYSQQIVCHCRAGYTGCTCNLLGTDPQQCPSTDRCNCDPSSGQCPCLPNVQGPSCDRCAPNFWNLASGHGCQPCACHPSRARGPTCNEFTGQCHCRAGFGGRTCSECQELHWGDPGLQCRACDCDPRGIDTPQCHRSTGHCSCRPGMSGVRCDQCARGFSGVFPACHPCHACFGDWDRVVQDLAARTRRLEQRAQELQQTGVLGAFERSFWHMQEKLGTVQGIVGARNTSAASTAQFLEATEELRREIGEATEHLTQLEAELTDVQDENFNANHALSSLERDGLALNLTLRQLDQHLDLLKHSNFLGAYDSIRHAHSLSAEAERRANTSALTVPSPVSNSAGIRHRTEVLMGAQREDFNRKYMANQQALGKLSARTHTLSLTNINELVCGPPGDAPCATSPCGGAGCRDEDGQPRCGGLSCNGAAAMADLALGRARHTQAELQRALAEGGGILSQVAETRRQAGEAQQQAQAALDKANASRGQVEQANQELRELIQSVKDFLSQEGADPDSIEMVATRVLELSIPASPEQIQHLAGAIAERVRSLADVDTILARTVGDVRRAEQLLQDARRARSRAEGEKQKAETVQAALEEAQRAQGAAQGAIQGAVVDTQDTEQTLHQVQERMAGAEQALSSAGERAQQLDGLLEALKLKRAGNSLAASSAEETAGSAQGRAREAEQLLQGPLGDQYQTVRALAERKAQGVLAAQARAEQLRDEARGLLQAAQDKLQRLQELEGTYEENERALEGKAAQLDGLEARMRSVLQAINLQVQIYNTCQ; encoded by the exons ATGCTTCCCAACTTTGCTCTAAGTCGCTGGACTCTGCTAGTGGAGGGACCGCCCAACGGACAGAGGGCAGAGTGGGGAATCAGCCAAGAACCCACACGGGCAGG gaTGGAGCGGGCCTCAGGGGAACGAGGGAGGGACTGGCGGGGACAGCCTGCGCCCTGGGAGCTACGACTGGGCCTGCTGCTGAGCG TGCTGGCCACCGCCCTGGCCCAGGCTCTGGCCCCGGATGTGCCAGGCTGTTCGCGGGGAAGCTGCTACCCCGCCACAGGTGACCTGCTGGTGGGCCGAGCTGACAGACTGACCGCCTCATCCACCTGTGGTTTGCATGGCCCCCAGCCCTACTGCATCGTCAGTCACCTGCAG GACGAAAAGAAGTGCTTTCTGTGTGATTCCCGGCGCCCCTTCTCTGCTCGAGACAACCCAAACAGCCATCGCATCCAGAATGTAGTTACCAGCTTCGCACCACAGCGCAGAGCAGCCTGGTGGCAGTCAGAGAATG GTGTCCCCGTGGTCACCATCCAGCTGGACTTGGAGGCTGAGTTCCATTTCACGCACCTCATTATGACTTTCAAG ACATTTCGGCCTGCTGCCATGCTGGTGGAGCGCTCAGCAGACTTTGGACGCACCTGGCATGTGTACCGATATTTCTCCTATGACTGTGGGGCTGACTTCCCAGGAGTTCCACTGGCCCCCCCACGGCACTGGGATGACGTAGTTTGTGAGTCCCGCTACTCAGAGATTGAGCCATCCACTGAAGGCGAG GTCATCTATCGTGTGCTGGACCCTGCCATCCCTATCCCAGACCCCTACAGTTCACGGATCCAGA ACCTGCTGAAGATCACCAACCTACGGGTGAACCTGACACGGCTACACACGCTGGGGGACAACCTGCTTGACCCACGACGGGAGATCCGTGAGAAGTACTATTATGCCCTCTACGAGCTGGTTGTGCGTGGCAACTGCTTCTGCTACGGACATGCCTCACAGTGTGCACCCGCCCCAGGAGCACCAGCGCACGCTGAGGGCATG GTTCATGGGGCCTGCATCTGCAAACACAACACTCGTGGCCTCAACTGTGAGCAGTGTCAGGATTTCTATCATGATTTGCCCTGGCATCCAGCCGAGGATGGCCACAGTCATGCCTGCAGAA AGTGTGAGTGCCATGGGCATGCCCACAGCTGCCACTTCGACATGGCCATATACCTGGCATCTGGCAATGTGAGTGGAGGTGTGTGTGATGGATGTCAGCACAACACAGCTGGGCACCACTGTGAGCTCTGCCGACCCTTCTTCTACCGTGACCCAACCAAGGATCTGCGGGACCCGGCCGTGTGCCGCT cTTGTGATTGTGACCCCATGGGTTCCCAAGACGGTGGTCGCTGTGATCCCCATGATGATCCTCCACTGGGGCTGGTTTCGGGCCAGTGTCGCTGCAAAGAACATGTGGTGGGCTCTCGCTGTCAACAATGCCGTGATGGCTTCTTTGGGCTCAGTGCCAGTGACCCTGTAGGCTGCCGGC GGTGTCAGTGTGATGCACGGGGTACAGTGCCTGGGGGCACCCCTTGTGACCCCAACAGTGGAACCTGTTTCTGCAAGCGTCTAGTGACTGGACATGGCTGTAACCGCTGCCTG CCTGGCCACTGGGGCCTGAGCCACGACCTGCTCGGCTGCCGTCCGTGTGACTGCGACGTGGGTGGTGCCTTGGATCCCCA GTGCAATGAGGCAACAGGTCAGTGCCGCTGCCGCCAGCACATGGTAGGGCGACGCTGTGAGCAGGTGCAGCCTGGCTACTTCCGGCCCTTCCTTGACCACCTAACTTGGGAGGCTGAGGATGTTCAAGGGCAG GTGCTTGATGTGGTGGAGCGCCTGGTGATCCCTGGGGGAGCTCCATCTTGGACAGGCCTGGGCTTTGTTAGGCTGCGGGAAGGCCAAGCACTGGAGTTCCTGGTGGCCTCTGTGCCAAGAGCCATGGACTACGACCTGCTGCTGCGCTTGGAGCCCCAG GTCCCTGAGCAATGGGCAGAGATGGAACTGACTGTGCAGCGCCCAGGGCCTGTGTCTGCCCACAGCCTGTGTGGGCATGTGCTGCCCAAGGATGACTACATCCCTGGGACCCTGCAATCAGACACCAG GTACATGGTGCTTCCCAGACCTGTCTGCCTTGAGCCTGGCAACTCCTACAAGCTGCATCTGAAGCTGGTGCGAACAGGAGGAAGTGCCCAGCCTGATGCCCCCTACTCTGGACCCAGCCTGCTCATTGACTCG CTGGTGCTGCTGCCCCGTGTTCTTGTGCTGGAGATGTTTAGTGCGGGTGATGCTGCTGCCCTAGAGCGCCGTGCCACCTTTGAACGCTACCGCTGCCATGAGGAGGGTCTGCTGCCCAGCAAGACTCTTCCCTCTGAGGCCTGTGCTCCGCTCCTCATCAGCCTGTCCACCCTGCTCTACAACGGTGCTCTGC CCTGTCAGTGTGACCCCCAGGGCTCACTGAGTTCTGAGTGCAACCCCCATGGTGGCCAGTGCCTGTGCAAACCTGCAGTGGTTGGGCGCCGCTGTGACCTCTGTGCCCCTGGCTACTATGGCTTTGGCCCCACAGGCTGTCAAG CCTGCCAATGCAGCCCTGAAGGGGCGCTCAGCAGCCTGTGTGAAGGGACCAGTGGGCAATGCCCCTGCCGACCTGGTGCCTTTGGGCTTCGCTGCGACCGCTGCCAGCGTGGCCAGTGGGGATTCCCTAGCTGCCAGCCATGTGTCTGTAATGGGCATGCAGACGAATGTGACACCCACACAGGCACTTGCCTAGGCTGCCGTGATCACACAGGGGGTGAGCACTGTGAAAG GTGTATTGCTGGCTTCTATGGGGACCCTCGGCTGCCATATGGGGGCCAGTGCCGGCCCTGTCCCTGCCCTGAAGGCCCCGGGAGCCGGCAGCACTTTGCCACTTCTTGCCATCAGGACGGGTACTCCCAGCAGATCGTGTGCCACTGCAGGGCAGGCTACACAG GCTGTACCTGCAACCTGCTGGGCACAGATCCCCAACAGTGCCCATCCACTGACCGATGCAACTGTGACCCAAGCAGTGGGCAGTGCCCTTGCCTCCCCAATGTCCAGGGCCCTAGCTGTGACCGCTGTGCCCCCAACTTCTGGAACCTTGCCAGTGGCCATGGCTGCCAGCCCTGTGCCTGCCACCCAAGCCGAGCCAGAGGCCCCACCTGCAATGAG TTCACAGGGCAGTGCCACTGCCGTGCTGGCTTTGGTGGGCGAACCTGTTCTGAGTGCCAAGAGCTCCACTGGGGAGACCCTGGGTTGCAGTGCCGTG CCTGTGATTGTGACCCTCGTGGAATAGACACACCTCAGTGTCACCGCTCCACAGGTCACTGTAGCTGCCGCCCAGGCATGTCTGGTGTGCGCTGTGACCAGTGTGCCCGTGGCTTCTCAGGTGTCTTTCCTGCCTGCCACCCCTGCCATGCATGCTTCGGGGACTGGGACCGTGTGGTACAGGACTTGGCTGCCCGTACACGGCGCCTGGAGCAGCGGGCACAGGAGCTGCAGCAGACGGGTGTGCTGGGTGCCTTTGAGAGAAGCTTCTGGCACATGCAAGAGAAGCTGGGCACTGTGCAGGGGATTGTGGGTGCCCGCAACACCTCGGCTGCCTCCACTGCGCAGTTTCTGGAGGCCACAGAGGAGTTGCG GCGTGAAATTGGGGAGGCCACTGAGCACCTGACCCAGCTGGAGGCAGAGCTAACAGATGTGCAGGATGAGAACTTCAATGCCAACCATGCACTAAGCAGTCTGGAGAGAGATGGGCTTGCACTTAATCTTACACTGCGGCAGCTGGATCAGCATCTGGACCTGCTCAAACATTCAAACTTCCTGG GTGCCTATGACAGCATCCGCCATGCCCACAGCCTGTCTGCAGAGGCAGAACGTCGTGCCAACACATCGGCCCTGACAGTGCCCAGCCCCGTGAGCAACTCAGCAGGCATTCGGCACAGGACAGAAGTGCTGATGGGTGCCCAGAGAGAGGACTTCAACCGCAAATACATGGCCAACCAGCAGGCATTGGGCAAGCTCTCTGCCCGTACCCACACCCTGAGCCTGACAAACATCAATGAACTG GTATGTGGGCCCCCAGGGGATGCACCCTGTGCTACAAGCCCTTGTGGGGGTGCCGGCTGTCGGGACGAGGATGGGCAGCCCCGCTGCGGGGGCCTCAGCTGCAACGGGGCAGCCGCCATGGCAGACCTGGCACTGGGTCGGGCCCGGCACACACAGGCAGAGCTGCAGCGGGCACTGGCAGAAGGTGGTGGCATCCTCAGCCAGGTGGCTGAGACCCGTCGGCAGGCAGGCGAGGCACAGCAGCAGGCCCAGGCGGCCCTGGATAAGGCTAATGCTTCCAGGGGACAGGTGGAGCAGGCCAACCAGGAACTGCGGGAACTTATCCAGAGTGTGAAGGACTTCCTCAGCC AGGAGGGGGCTGATCCCGATAGCATTGAGATGGTGGCCACAAGAGTACTAGAGCTCTCCATCCCAGCATCACCTGAGCAGATCCAGCACCTGGCAGGCGCAATTGCAGAGCGGGTCCGGAGTCTGGCAGATGTGGACACGATCTTGGCGCGTACTGTGGGAGATGTGCGTCGGGCAGAGCAGCTACTGCAGGATGCACGTCGGGCACG GAGCCGGGCTGAGGGTGAGAAACAGAAGGCAGAGACAGTACAGGCGGCACTGGAAGAGGCCCAGCGGGCACAAGGTGCTGCTCAGGGTGCCATCCAGGGGGCAGTGGTTGACACACAGGACACGGAGCAGACCCTGCACCAG GTACAGGAGAGGATGGCAGGTGCAGAGCAGGCACTGAGTTCTGCAGGTGAGCGGGCTCAGCAATTGGATGGTCTTTTGGAGGCTCTCAAATTGAAACGAGCAGGGAATAGCCTGGCAGCCTCTAGCGCTGAAGAGACAGCAGGCAGTGCCCAGGGTCGTGCCCGAGAGGCTGAGCAG CTGCTGCAGGGTCCACTAGGCGACCAGTATCAGACAGTGAGGGCCCTGGCTGAGCGCAAGGCCCAGGGTGTGCTGGCTGCGCAGGCGCGGGCAGAGCAACTGAGGGATGAGGCTCGGGGCTTGTTGCAGGCCGCTCAGGACAAACTGCAGCGGCTGCAAG AGCTGGAGGGCACTTATGAGGAGAATGAGCGGGCGCTGGAGGGCAAAGCGGCCCAGCTGGATGGACTGGAGGCCAGAATGCGCAGCGTGCTTCAAGCCATCAACTTGCAAGTCCAGATCTACAACACCTGCCAGTGA
- the LAMB2 gene encoding laminin subunit beta-2 isoform X1, with protein sequence MLPNFALSRWTLLVEGPPNGQRAEWGISQEPTRAGMERASGERGRDWRGQPAPWELRLGLLLSVLATALAQALAPDVPGCSRGSCYPATGDLLVGRADRLTASSTCGLHGPQPYCIVSHLQDEKKCFLCDSRRPFSARDNPNSHRIQNVVTSFAPQRRAAWWQSENGVPVVTIQLDLEAEFHFTHLIMTFKTFRPAAMLVERSADFGRTWHVYRYFSYDCGADFPGVPLAPPRHWDDVVCESRYSEIEPSTEGEVIYRVLDPAIPIPDPYSSRIQNLLKITNLRVNLTRLHTLGDNLLDPRREIREKYYYALYELVVRGNCFCYGHASQCAPAPGAPAHAEGMVHGACICKHNTRGLNCEQCQDFYHDLPWHPAEDGHSHACRKCECHGHAHSCHFDMAIYLASGNVSGGVCDGCQHNTAGHHCELCRPFFYRDPTKDLRDPAVCRSCDCDPMGSQDGGRCDPHDDPPLGLVSGQCRCKEHVVGSRCQQCRDGFFGLSASDPVGCRRCQCDARGTVPGGTPCDPNSGTCFCKRLVTGHGCNRCLPGHWGLSHDLLGCRPCDCDVGGALDPQCNEATGQCRCRQHMVGRRCEQVQPGYFRPFLDHLTWEAEDVQGQVLDVVERLVIPGGAPSWTGLGFVRLREGQALEFLVASVPRAMDYDLLLRLEPQVPEQWAEMELTVQRPGPVSAHSLCGHVLPKDDYIPGTLQSDTRYMVLPRPVCLEPGNSYKLHLKLVRTGGSAQPDAPYSGPSLLIDSLVLLPRVLVLEMFSAGDAAALERRATFERYRCHEEGLLPSKTLPSEACAPLLISLSTLLYNGALPCQCDPQGSLSSECNPHGGQCLCKPAVVGRRCDLCAPGYYGFGPTGCQACQCSPEGALSSLCEGTSGQCPCRPGAFGLRCDRCQRGQWGFPSCQPCVCNGHADECDTHTGTCLGCRDHTGGEHCERCIAGFYGDPRLPYGGQCRPCPCPEGPGSRQHFATSCHQDGYSQQIVCHCRAGYTGLRCEACAPGHFGDPSRPGGRCQPCECSGNIDPMDPDACDPHTGQCLRCLHHTEGPHCAHCKPGFHGQAARQSCHRCTCNLLGTDPQQCPSTDRCNCDPSSGQCPCLPNVQGPSCDRCAPNFWNLASGHGCQPCACHPSRARGPTCNEFTGQCHCRAGFGGRTCSECQELHWGDPGLQCRACDCDPRGIDTPQCHRSTGHCSCRPGMSGVRCDQCARGFSGVFPACHPCHACFGDWDRVVQDLAARTRRLEQRAQELQQTGVLGAFERSFWHMQEKLGTVQGIVGARNTSAASTAQFLEATEELRREIGEATEHLTQLEAELTDVQDENFNANHALSSLERDGLALNLTLRQLDQHLDLLKHSNFLGAYDSIRHAHSLSAEAERRANTSALTVPSPVSNSAGIRHRTEVLMGAQREDFNRKYMANQQALGKLSARTHTLSLTNINELVCGPPGDAPCATSPCGGAGCRDEDGQPRCGGLSCNGAAAMADLALGRARHTQAELQRALAEGGGILSQVAETRRQAGEAQQQAQAALDKANASRGQVEQANQELRELIQSVKDFLSQEGADPDSIEMVATRVLELSIPASPEQIQHLAGAIAERVRSLADVDTILARTVGDVRRAEQLLQDARRARSRAEGEKQKAETVQAALEEAQRAQGAAQGAIQGAVVDTQDTEQTLHQVQERMAGAEQALSSAGERAQQLDGLLEALKLKRAGNSLAASSAEETAGSAQGRAREAEQLLQGPLGDQYQTVRALAERKAQGVLAAQARAEQLRDEARGLLQAAQDKLQRLQELEGTYEENERALEGKAAQLDGLEARMRSVLQAINLQVQIYNTCQ encoded by the exons ATGCTTCCCAACTTTGCTCTAAGTCGCTGGACTCTGCTAGTGGAGGGACCGCCCAACGGACAGAGGGCAGAGTGGGGAATCAGCCAAGAACCCACACGGGCAGG gaTGGAGCGGGCCTCAGGGGAACGAGGGAGGGACTGGCGGGGACAGCCTGCGCCCTGGGAGCTACGACTGGGCCTGCTGCTGAGCG TGCTGGCCACCGCCCTGGCCCAGGCTCTGGCCCCGGATGTGCCAGGCTGTTCGCGGGGAAGCTGCTACCCCGCCACAGGTGACCTGCTGGTGGGCCGAGCTGACAGACTGACCGCCTCATCCACCTGTGGTTTGCATGGCCCCCAGCCCTACTGCATCGTCAGTCACCTGCAG GACGAAAAGAAGTGCTTTCTGTGTGATTCCCGGCGCCCCTTCTCTGCTCGAGACAACCCAAACAGCCATCGCATCCAGAATGTAGTTACCAGCTTCGCACCACAGCGCAGAGCAGCCTGGTGGCAGTCAGAGAATG GTGTCCCCGTGGTCACCATCCAGCTGGACTTGGAGGCTGAGTTCCATTTCACGCACCTCATTATGACTTTCAAG ACATTTCGGCCTGCTGCCATGCTGGTGGAGCGCTCAGCAGACTTTGGACGCACCTGGCATGTGTACCGATATTTCTCCTATGACTGTGGGGCTGACTTCCCAGGAGTTCCACTGGCCCCCCCACGGCACTGGGATGACGTAGTTTGTGAGTCCCGCTACTCAGAGATTGAGCCATCCACTGAAGGCGAG GTCATCTATCGTGTGCTGGACCCTGCCATCCCTATCCCAGACCCCTACAGTTCACGGATCCAGA ACCTGCTGAAGATCACCAACCTACGGGTGAACCTGACACGGCTACACACGCTGGGGGACAACCTGCTTGACCCACGACGGGAGATCCGTGAGAAGTACTATTATGCCCTCTACGAGCTGGTTGTGCGTGGCAACTGCTTCTGCTACGGACATGCCTCACAGTGTGCACCCGCCCCAGGAGCACCAGCGCACGCTGAGGGCATG GTTCATGGGGCCTGCATCTGCAAACACAACACTCGTGGCCTCAACTGTGAGCAGTGTCAGGATTTCTATCATGATTTGCCCTGGCATCCAGCCGAGGATGGCCACAGTCATGCCTGCAGAA AGTGTGAGTGCCATGGGCATGCCCACAGCTGCCACTTCGACATGGCCATATACCTGGCATCTGGCAATGTGAGTGGAGGTGTGTGTGATGGATGTCAGCACAACACAGCTGGGCACCACTGTGAGCTCTGCCGACCCTTCTTCTACCGTGACCCAACCAAGGATCTGCGGGACCCGGCCGTGTGCCGCT cTTGTGATTGTGACCCCATGGGTTCCCAAGACGGTGGTCGCTGTGATCCCCATGATGATCCTCCACTGGGGCTGGTTTCGGGCCAGTGTCGCTGCAAAGAACATGTGGTGGGCTCTCGCTGTCAACAATGCCGTGATGGCTTCTTTGGGCTCAGTGCCAGTGACCCTGTAGGCTGCCGGC GGTGTCAGTGTGATGCACGGGGTACAGTGCCTGGGGGCACCCCTTGTGACCCCAACAGTGGAACCTGTTTCTGCAAGCGTCTAGTGACTGGACATGGCTGTAACCGCTGCCTG CCTGGCCACTGGGGCCTGAGCCACGACCTGCTCGGCTGCCGTCCGTGTGACTGCGACGTGGGTGGTGCCTTGGATCCCCA GTGCAATGAGGCAACAGGTCAGTGCCGCTGCCGCCAGCACATGGTAGGGCGACGCTGTGAGCAGGTGCAGCCTGGCTACTTCCGGCCCTTCCTTGACCACCTAACTTGGGAGGCTGAGGATGTTCAAGGGCAG GTGCTTGATGTGGTGGAGCGCCTGGTGATCCCTGGGGGAGCTCCATCTTGGACAGGCCTGGGCTTTGTTAGGCTGCGGGAAGGCCAAGCACTGGAGTTCCTGGTGGCCTCTGTGCCAAGAGCCATGGACTACGACCTGCTGCTGCGCTTGGAGCCCCAG GTCCCTGAGCAATGGGCAGAGATGGAACTGACTGTGCAGCGCCCAGGGCCTGTGTCTGCCCACAGCCTGTGTGGGCATGTGCTGCCCAAGGATGACTACATCCCTGGGACCCTGCAATCAGACACCAG GTACATGGTGCTTCCCAGACCTGTCTGCCTTGAGCCTGGCAACTCCTACAAGCTGCATCTGAAGCTGGTGCGAACAGGAGGAAGTGCCCAGCCTGATGCCCCCTACTCTGGACCCAGCCTGCTCATTGACTCG CTGGTGCTGCTGCCCCGTGTTCTTGTGCTGGAGATGTTTAGTGCGGGTGATGCTGCTGCCCTAGAGCGCCGTGCCACCTTTGAACGCTACCGCTGCCATGAGGAGGGTCTGCTGCCCAGCAAGACTCTTCCCTCTGAGGCCTGTGCTCCGCTCCTCATCAGCCTGTCCACCCTGCTCTACAACGGTGCTCTGC CCTGTCAGTGTGACCCCCAGGGCTCACTGAGTTCTGAGTGCAACCCCCATGGTGGCCAGTGCCTGTGCAAACCTGCAGTGGTTGGGCGCCGCTGTGACCTCTGTGCCCCTGGCTACTATGGCTTTGGCCCCACAGGCTGTCAAG CCTGCCAATGCAGCCCTGAAGGGGCGCTCAGCAGCCTGTGTGAAGGGACCAGTGGGCAATGCCCCTGCCGACCTGGTGCCTTTGGGCTTCGCTGCGACCGCTGCCAGCGTGGCCAGTGGGGATTCCCTAGCTGCCAGCCATGTGTCTGTAATGGGCATGCAGACGAATGTGACACCCACACAGGCACTTGCCTAGGCTGCCGTGATCACACAGGGGGTGAGCACTGTGAAAG GTGTATTGCTGGCTTCTATGGGGACCCTCGGCTGCCATATGGGGGCCAGTGCCGGCCCTGTCCCTGCCCTGAAGGCCCCGGGAGCCGGCAGCACTTTGCCACTTCTTGCCATCAGGACGGGTACTCCCAGCAGATCGTGTGCCACTGCAGGGCAGGCTACACAG GGCTACGGTGTGAAGCTTGTGCCCCTGGCCACTTTGGGGACCCATCAAGGCCAGGTGGCCGGTGCCAACCATGTGAGTGCAGTGGGAACATTGACCCCATGGACCCTGATGCCTGTGACCCCCACACGGGGCAATGCCTGCGCTGCTTACACCACACAGAGGGGCCACACTGTGCCCATTGCAAGCCTGGCTTCCATGGGCAGGCTGCCCGGCAGAGCTGTCACC GCTGTACCTGCAACCTGCTGGGCACAGATCCCCAACAGTGCCCATCCACTGACCGATGCAACTGTGACCCAAGCAGTGGGCAGTGCCCTTGCCTCCCCAATGTCCAGGGCCCTAGCTGTGACCGCTGTGCCCCCAACTTCTGGAACCTTGCCAGTGGCCATGGCTGCCAGCCCTGTGCCTGCCACCCAAGCCGAGCCAGAGGCCCCACCTGCAATGAG TTCACAGGGCAGTGCCACTGCCGTGCTGGCTTTGGTGGGCGAACCTGTTCTGAGTGCCAAGAGCTCCACTGGGGAGACCCTGGGTTGCAGTGCCGTG CCTGTGATTGTGACCCTCGTGGAATAGACACACCTCAGTGTCACCGCTCCACAGGTCACTGTAGCTGCCGCCCAGGCATGTCTGGTGTGCGCTGTGACCAGTGTGCCCGTGGCTTCTCAGGTGTCTTTCCTGCCTGCCACCCCTGCCATGCATGCTTCGGGGACTGGGACCGTGTGGTACAGGACTTGGCTGCCCGTACACGGCGCCTGGAGCAGCGGGCACAGGAGCTGCAGCAGACGGGTGTGCTGGGTGCCTTTGAGAGAAGCTTCTGGCACATGCAAGAGAAGCTGGGCACTGTGCAGGGGATTGTGGGTGCCCGCAACACCTCGGCTGCCTCCACTGCGCAGTTTCTGGAGGCCACAGAGGAGTTGCG GCGTGAAATTGGGGAGGCCACTGAGCACCTGACCCAGCTGGAGGCAGAGCTAACAGATGTGCAGGATGAGAACTTCAATGCCAACCATGCACTAAGCAGTCTGGAGAGAGATGGGCTTGCACTTAATCTTACACTGCGGCAGCTGGATCAGCATCTGGACCTGCTCAAACATTCAAACTTCCTGG GTGCCTATGACAGCATCCGCCATGCCCACAGCCTGTCTGCAGAGGCAGAACGTCGTGCCAACACATCGGCCCTGACAGTGCCCAGCCCCGTGAGCAACTCAGCAGGCATTCGGCACAGGACAGAAGTGCTGATGGGTGCCCAGAGAGAGGACTTCAACCGCAAATACATGGCCAACCAGCAGGCATTGGGCAAGCTCTCTGCCCGTACCCACACCCTGAGCCTGACAAACATCAATGAACTG GTATGTGGGCCCCCAGGGGATGCACCCTGTGCTACAAGCCCTTGTGGGGGTGCCGGCTGTCGGGACGAGGATGGGCAGCCCCGCTGCGGGGGCCTCAGCTGCAACGGGGCAGCCGCCATGGCAGACCTGGCACTGGGTCGGGCCCGGCACACACAGGCAGAGCTGCAGCGGGCACTGGCAGAAGGTGGTGGCATCCTCAGCCAGGTGGCTGAGACCCGTCGGCAGGCAGGCGAGGCACAGCAGCAGGCCCAGGCGGCCCTGGATAAGGCTAATGCTTCCAGGGGACAGGTGGAGCAGGCCAACCAGGAACTGCGGGAACTTATCCAGAGTGTGAAGGACTTCCTCAGCC AGGAGGGGGCTGATCCCGATAGCATTGAGATGGTGGCCACAAGAGTACTAGAGCTCTCCATCCCAGCATCACCTGAGCAGATCCAGCACCTGGCAGGCGCAATTGCAGAGCGGGTCCGGAGTCTGGCAGATGTGGACACGATCTTGGCGCGTACTGTGGGAGATGTGCGTCGGGCAGAGCAGCTACTGCAGGATGCACGTCGGGCACG GAGCCGGGCTGAGGGTGAGAAACAGAAGGCAGAGACAGTACAGGCGGCACTGGAAGAGGCCCAGCGGGCACAAGGTGCTGCTCAGGGTGCCATCCAGGGGGCAGTGGTTGACACACAGGACACGGAGCAGACCCTGCACCAG GTACAGGAGAGGATGGCAGGTGCAGAGCAGGCACTGAGTTCTGCAGGTGAGCGGGCTCAGCAATTGGATGGTCTTTTGGAGGCTCTCAAATTGAAACGAGCAGGGAATAGCCTGGCAGCCTCTAGCGCTGAAGAGACAGCAGGCAGTGCCCAGGGTCGTGCCCGAGAGGCTGAGCAG CTGCTGCAGGGTCCACTAGGCGACCAGTATCAGACAGTGAGGGCCCTGGCTGAGCGCAAGGCCCAGGGTGTGCTGGCTGCGCAGGCGCGGGCAGAGCAACTGAGGGATGAGGCTCGGGGCTTGTTGCAGGCCGCTCAGGACAAACTGCAGCGGCTGCAAG AGCTGGAGGGCACTTATGAGGAGAATGAGCGGGCGCTGGAGGGCAAAGCGGCCCAGCTGGATGGACTGGAGGCCAGAATGCGCAGCGTGCTTCAAGCCATCAACTTGCAAGTCCAGATCTACAACACCTGCCAGTGA